CGACCATGATCTGGAAGGCCCAGTGCGTGATGTTGACCGGTGGCCGGTCGGCCTCCGGTACGTTCTCCAGTCCGACGATCTCCGCGTCGGGCGACCAATGGGCCAGCAGGGAAAGCCCGTTGGGGATCTCCAGCGCATAGCGGAGCTCGCCGCCGATGGCGAAGCCGCCCAGGTGCAGTGGGGCTCCACGCTCGGTGTGGAAGACGCCTTCCATGGCGGCCAGTTTCACGGGCTGGTTCTCGGCGACGAAGTGGGCCGCCCAGTCCCCGACTCCGATCTGCACCGGGGTGATGATCGCGGCGACCGTGAAGGGAATGAGGAAGCCGAGACGGTGGTAGCGGTCGCGTCTGCCACGCAGCATCGCCACGGCGTACACACCCGCCATGAGAAAGCCGGCGACCATGAACGCCGCAAGGATCATGTGCACGGTCTGCGGCGGAGTCGCGGGGTTGAACATCGCTGCCCACGGATCCACCGAGACGATGCGCCCGTTCTCCGTGTCGAAGCCGGTCGGCTGCTGCATCCAGGCGTTGGCGGTCACGACGAAGAAGGCACTGGCCACCCCGGCCACGACGATGGGCAGCCCGGACAGCATGTGGGGAACCGGCGGCAGGCGGTCCCAGGCGTAGAGGTAGATCCCCAGGAAGATCGCCTCGATGAAGAACGCGATGCCCTCCAGCGAGAACGGCAGGCCGATCACCTCGCCGTACGTCCCCATCAGCCCCGGCCACAGCAAGCCCATCTCGAACGACAGGATCGTGCCGGAGACCGCGCCCACCGCGAACAGCACACCCATCGCCCGGGCCCAGCGCCGGGCCAGCAGCCGGTAGTTCAGATCTCCTGTGCGGTGTCCACGCCACTCCGCGATCAGTGTGATCGCGGGCATTCCCACGCCCAGGCAGGCCAGGATGATGTGCCAGCCCAGCGACAGCGCCATCTGCATCCGCGCGGCGCCGAGATCGGGCTCCCCGAATGCGGCATCGGTGAAAGATGGCACGGTTTCCCCCTGACGAGACTGGCATGCGGCGGATCAGGACGGACGAGTACGGACAAGACAAGTACGGACAAGACAAGTACGGATCCCCACACAGGTGGCCCCATTCGGGGAGCCGACGCAACTCGTCCAGCTACTTCGTCGTCCGTATGGCGGCAGAGAATCACACGGCCGGCCACGGTGGGGTGCGGCCGTGAAGCCTCGGGCTGTCGAACGCCTGGTGCGGGGTCACTTCGGGTGACGGACGTCTCGGTTCACCTGGGACATGGGCAGGGCTCGGCCCGGGCTCAGGAGCCCTCTAGTGCCGCATCAGGCAACGTTTGCCCTGTTGTGATGGGACGCGCCGTCTCGGTGCTGTGCCGGGCTGCCTGTGACCGTCACCCTGTCCGGGTGGCAAGAAGCGGACCAAGTTTGTGGAGTTCTGCCACTACCTGCGCAGCCTCTACCCGCCCGAGACGCGCATTGCGATCGTCTGCGACAACTTCTCCCCGCACCTGACCACGAAGAGATGCCAGCGGGTGGGCACCTGGGCCGCGGCGAACAACGTCGAGATCGCCTACACCCCCACCAACCGCTCCTGGCTCAACCGCATCGAGGCCCAGTTCACCGCCCTGCGCTACTTCACCCTCGACGGCACCGACCACGCCGGCCACAAGGAACAGGGCAGCATGATCCGCCGCTACATCATCTGGCGAAACCGCCATGCCGAGAACCGGCGCCTACGCGCCGTCGTCGACAGGGCAAACATTGCCTGATCCGACCTGGGCGGCAGCCTTCAGCTGCCCGTGCGGTTCTTGGTGTACTCGACTTTGGCCGGCCCCTCACCCTCCAGCCGATCCCCGAGAACCCAGCCGCACGCCTCATAGAACGACTTGGCCCTGGCATTGTCCGGGAAGGTCTCCAGCCGGATGGTCGAGTACTGGGCGAGGAGCGTTCCTTCCGCGTGCCGAAGCAGGAGGCGGCCGAGTCCTCGACGGTGATGATCCGGGTCGACCATCATCAGGTCGACCGTGGGGCCATCGAGCACTGAGAGGCCGACGATCCGGCCGTCCTGGCTGAGGCAGTGCACGCCACCTTGCTCCAGATGGCTCTTCACGTGCGCGTCCGAAGCACCACTGCCGATGAACCAGTCCACTGCCTCGTCGCCGAGGAACCCGCGGTAACAGGTATCGATCGTGCGACGCGCGAGAGCCTGGAGAGCATCGATGTCTTCCCCGGTTGCAGGGCGGATGGTGGGGGGGTGCTGTCCGGTCGACACGGTGATTCCAATTCTGCCGTGAGGGGTGGCCTCCCGACTCTAGCCGCTCAGTTGTTCCTCAATCGAGACGTCGTGACCGGCGTCGGGGAACCACGACGGTGTCGCACCGCGACAGGGAAAACGTTGTCTGATGCGGCACTAGCTCTCGCCCTCCTTCGCTTCCCGCACCTTCTTCTCCTGGCGCAGCTTCTGCCACCGCTGCCGCTGACGCTCGCCGTACGCCGCGTTGCGGACAGTGCCGTCGTCCTCGAGTCCGGATCCGAACGCACCCCCGACCATGCCCATGGAGCTGACGAACCAGGCGAGCCCGGCGTAGTCGTGGACCGTCACCTTGTGCCCGATCACCTTGCCGAAGGCCGACGGGACCAGCGTGAGCTGGGAGACGCCGAAGAGGGTGAGGAACAGGACCACGTACAGGGAGAGGACACCGAAGGTGATCGTCACGCAGGTGACCGTGTTGTAGAGGCGGGAGAAGGGGCGGGAGAGTGAATCGTGAGGGCGTTCCCAGAGGTCGTGATCGATGATGATCCATGCGGTGAGGGCGGTGAGGGAGGCGACGGAGCACCCGATCAGGCGTCCCGCGTCCATGCCCGAGGAGATGGTCCAGGCCGAGGAGTTGATCAGGCCGAAGGCGGCGGTGGCGAAGACTCCGGCCAGTGCGCGGGAGAGGGTGGTGAAGAGTCGCCAGGGCCGGTTGGCCCGCACCATGCCGGTGACGAGACTCAGATGGCCGCGCAGGCCGGGCACGATGAAGCGTTTGCGGTCGTCCTCGCCGGGCCCCGCGGCTTCGAGTCTGCCGGCTTCCTCCGGGGACGGAACGAGATCGGCATGTGCCCGGGTGAGCATGCCGACGACGTCCGCGACGACGTGCCGGGCGCGCTGTCGCATCCGCCAGGAGCCGAGCGCCGGCAGGGACACCAGCGCGATGCGGTCCTCGGGGCTCACCTCAATGCTGACCGGCTCCAGGCCGGCTCGCCGAGGCAGATCGGTGAGGAAGACTCCGACGTCCCAGTCGCCCTCGGGGAGGAACGGGCGTACGACGTCGGTCACGGAGGAGACTTCCAGTTGCTCGTCCGCGACCAGCGGTGCCGTGCGGGCTGTCACCTGCCAGTCGATGTCGGCGCGGACCCGCCGCCTCAGCTGCTGCGGCAGCTCTTCGGCCAGTCCCTGGGCGATCTCCGACGCCACTCCGGGGTCGGCGACCAGCACGATCCGCACCGTCGCAGCGGCAGGCCGGGAATCTGTCATGGTCTCGATCCGGTCGGGGTGTGGGCAGGCGCGACGGGTTTCTCGCCCGAGGTCCCGTTGTAACCCGCCCTCATGTGGCGGTCGAGCGCGACAGGCGCCTTGGCGCCCGGCGTCCCCCGATCAGGCCCTGGATAACCGGCGCGGCCCCAGGCGGCGCCTACACCGTCCACTCCGGCAGGGTGCGAGTCGTGCTCCGCCATGAGAGACCAGTCGGGGGATGTCGGCTTCTGCACCGCGCAGACACCGCGCCGTGCCTGGGCGGCATCGTCCGGCGATCACCTGGTGAGTGAGCGGGCTCCCAAGCCTCTGGCCTGGAAGCGCTGGCCCATGGCGATCTCGTCGCCCACTACCGACCAGACCGTCTCTTCGTCCTGGAAGGGGACGGGATCGATGCTGCTCGTCTCCTGACGGATGCGATCGACCTCGGCGTCCAGGCGCTCGAAGTCGGCGTCCTGGTCGCCCTCGTCGCCGCTGAATGCGAACTCCTCGAGCAGCCGCTGGAACCGGAAGGTGACCTGGATCAGTGAGGAGACGTCCGCGTGGAGTTCCTGGACGGTCTCCTCGTCGGGGTCGAAGGCGTGCACCTTGCCCGATACGGGATCGAGGGCGAGGTGCGCGTTGAGCAGCCAGCCAAAGACGGGCCAGGCGCCTGCGCCCTCCGCAGCGTTCTCGAAGTCCTCGATGTGAACGACGTGCTGCACGGGGGGCAGCAGACCGTTGTCCTCGTCAGGCCAGCGCAGCGGGAGCGTACCGGTGGGGATGCCGACGGTCTGCAGGAGGCGGGCGCCCTCGGTGCCCGCGGCGGCAGGCGGGAAGGCACCGGCGGGCAAGGTCGCGATCCGGTCCTCGCCGAAGAAGCCGGCGAGTTCGCCGCGGGTGACATCGAAAAGCACAGCCGGAACTCCGAACTCCATTGGGACACAGGCACCGTGGGGACTGGCAGTGGACTAGACGGTCACAACAGCAGCGCCAGCTGATCGACTCCCCCAGCAGGCGACGGGAACCCAGGAGAAGGTACGCGAATCAGCGAGACCTGTCCCGGCTCGGTCCGGGCTCGGCGAGATATGGGAGAGGCAGACACGCCGTTGCGCCTGAGGATGCCACGCGATAGCCGCCGCAGCGGATGCCGGGGGCAGGTTCGTGTTGATCACCGACTGAGTCGAACACCGGCCCGGACCTCTTGGCCGGCCGCCGGTCTGGGAACGTAGCGGATTGGCTGCCGACGCCCGGGGCACACGGGTCGGTGCATGACCCATGTGAGCGATGGTGACGAGGGAGACGCCCATGCTTGCCGCAGACAAACTCCCTCTTGACCACTTGACCGCCCCTGCAATCGACCCAGAAGCACCATGTTCATGGACACGACCGCTGCCCTGCCGACGTTCAACAGCCTCGATGAGCTGACCCAGCTGATCACCCACCGGCGCGGCCTCTACGTGCGCTGGTCCCGTGGGCCGGAGAGCGACCTGCCCAAGACAAGCAGTACGGACGATCTCACCGGGATCAAGCTGCCGGGTCTGTCGGCCAGCCCGCTGGACATCGAGGACTGGTGGGGCGAGCGGCCCGCGCGAATCTGGGTCGCCCGCCGACTGTACGACTACTGCCACCTGCCGCACATCAAGGACCCGCGCACCCGACCCTGGGTTCTGCACGGCTCCGAGACGGCCCGCGGACCGGACAACGAACCCCTGGTGACGGAGATCGAACCCATTGGTTGGATCTCCGACCAGGTCATCACGGACGTCAGCCGCATCATCACCGAACAGCCTGGGCCCTGGGGCACGCTCGACAGAGATGAATCTTCTGAGCGACCCCCCTCACCCCTGGAACCGCCGCCGAGGCGGCACGACCACCGGTAACCCCCGGGCGGCGTCATCGCCCTCCGGGCCTGGTCGCGGTGGAGCATCAGAATCTGCGGGCGCTCTGCGTCACCCGGACCTCCCTGGGCACCCGGCCACCCGGAGCAAGCACCACGGACAGGAGGTCCAGGGCATGCCCAGTCCACAGCAGCCGGAACTTCGGCGCAACGACAAGGGTGCCGCCACCCCCGAGGACAGCCGCGAGATGAAGGCAGCTGAAGAGGACGGCACCGAAAGCGGTCACCCGCACGGCACTGACAAGGGCACCAAGGGTGGAGGAGAGGGCGGCGGAGTACCTCCGGCGCAGCAACCAGACCATCCCTAAGCCTCATGCAGTGCCGGTCGAACGGCCCTCGATCGGGCCGTTCGGCGTGTCCGGGAAGCGCAGCAGTCAGCCCCGCCCACAAGCTTCACCGGGCGGGGCTGATCAGCATGCGTGATCGTGAAGGGCGGGTCGCCTGCGCGGCGAAAGGCTCTGCAAGGCTTCAGCCGAACGATCTTCCCTGCAGGCAATAGGTGAGGCCCGGGGACACTGTCCCCTCCACAATCACACTCCTGCCAACACGGCCGACGCGGGTGGTATTCCGCGAGGCGCCACCGCGTTCCGCGCACCTGCTCACGGTCCCGGCGGCAGGTCCCCGCGTCGGTTGCCGACCGATCCGAAGGGGGCAGGGAGTGGGTGACCGAGCCCTGCCGTGCTCTGGGCTCAGCCGAGGGTGTTCAGCATCGCTTCTTCGACGTGGTCGGCGGCGTTGCGGTGGCCGAGGGCGTTGGGGTGTACGAAGGACAGCTGGTCAGGGAGGGTGACGAAGCCTTCGACCCACTTGCTGTCGTCGCAGACGCTGTGGTGCCGGGAGGAGTCGTAGAGGTCGATGAAGCTGGCGGCTTCCTGGGTGCCGGTCGAGTCGGCGATGGCCTTGTTGAGGGGTTCCAGGACGTCGTCGCGCAGCCAGGCCAGGTCGCCCTGGGTGATCGTGCCGAACTGCGTCAGGTCGCCGAAGCTGCATTTGGAGGTGTCACCGGGGACGATGGTGGGGTAGCCGACGGCCAGGATCTTGGCGTGCGGGGCGCGCTCGTGGAGCACGCTGAGCATCCGGTCGTAGTCCTGGCGCACCTTCTTCAGCCGGGCCGGGATGCCGGCGGCCTGGGCGTCCTTGCACGGGGTGCCCACGCCGCCGCTATCGCCGCCCAGTTGCGGGCACTGCATGAGGAGGTCGGCGAAGCCGAGGGTGTTTCCGCCCGCACCGACGGTGATGACGTCGGTGTCGGGGCCTACCGCTTCGGACTGCGGCGGCACTGCCGGGAAGGGGTAGTCGGGGTCCTCGGAGATGGGCGGCAGGTGGCGGCCGATCGGGTGCTGGGGGGTGTCGGTGACGTTGTCGATGGTGGCGGCGCCGCAGCTGACGTTGGTCAGCTCGAAGAGACCGCCGAGGTCGCGGTCGATGACCTGAGGGTAGGACCGGTCGGTGCGCTCGCAGCCGTCGCGCGGCACTTCGAAGATGTTGCCGGCGGCTGGGATCACGCCGGCGGTGTAGGAGTCGCCGAGGGCGACCCACTGGTACTCCTCGGCCGCGGCGGCGGGCTGGGCTCCGGCGAACTGGGTGGGGATGAGAGCGCCGGCGGCGAGGGCTGCGGCCGAGCCGAGCAGGGCCAGACGAGTGCGGAAGCGTGCCACGAATCCTCCAGGGATACGGCGTTGGCGTCACTTTCACCCTAAAGAGGTCGTAACTATGTGCACTAGATCCAATACGGACGGTCACAGTTGGACTGTCGGGCCCATCCCTGTGGGTGACCGACGCTCAGCGTGTCGACCGCTCACCCCTCCCGGGCGACCGCTCGGAAGCGGTACGTGCCCAGCACCGGGTCAGTTCCTGACCGGCTGCGGGAGCACATGCCCTTGGGTGGGCTGTCCTGTTCTCGTCATTCCGCTGGCTCGACGCCGGCCATACGGGGCCGCAAGGATCACTCCTGGGGGAAGAAGGCGTACCTTCCCGATGGATCGATCGACAGGTCATCGAGCAAGGCTGGCGTTGCCGCGTCGGTCGGGAAGGCACGCCGTGCTTACGGTCTTGAACGAATACGGCAGCACGCCAAGCGGAAGTTCGCCGCTGGATACTTTCGGTCGGGAGGGCGCACGGCGGATGGCCCCCGGGCGCCGCCCCGGCATGGTCTGCAAACTGGTCGAGGCCGCCCAGCAGCGGTGGCGGGCCGGGAACGCGCCCCACCTCACCGCCCTGGTCCGGGCCGGAGCCCGCTTCGAACGCGGCCGGCTCCTCGAACGCCCCGGGGCGGTGGCGGCTTGAGCCCCCTCGCGGCCCAGGCCATCAGCACCCGGCGGCTGGACCTGCTGCCGCTGCACGTCGAGCACGCCCAGGAGATGGCCGCCGTGCTGTCCGACCCGGCCCTGCACCTCTTTATCGGCGG
The Streptomyces tuirus genome window above contains:
- a CDS encoding SGNH/GDSL hydrolase family protein is translated as MARFRTRLALLGSAAALAAGALIPTQFAGAQPAAAAEEYQWVALGDSYTAGVIPAAGNIFEVPRDGCERTDRSYPQVIDRDLGGLFELTNVSCGAATIDNVTDTPQHPIGRHLPPISEDPDYPFPAVPPQSEAVGPDTDVITVGAGGNTLGFADLLMQCPQLGGDSGGVGTPCKDAQAAGIPARLKKVRQDYDRMLSVLHERAPHAKILAVGYPTIVPGDTSKCSFGDLTQFGTITQGDLAWLRDDVLEPLNKAIADSTGTQEAASFIDLYDSSRHHSVCDDSKWVEGFVTLPDQLSFVHPNALGHRNAADHVEEAMLNTLG
- a CDS encoding cytochrome ubiquinol oxidase subunit I, whose translation is MPSFTDAAFGEPDLGAARMQMALSLGWHIILACLGVGMPAITLIAEWRGHRTGDLNYRLLARRWARAMGVLFAVGAVSGTILSFEMGLLWPGLMGTYGEVIGLPFSLEGIAFFIEAIFLGIYLYAWDRLPPVPHMLSGLPIVVAGVASAFFVVTANAWMQQPTGFDTENGRIVSVDPWAAMFNPATPPQTVHMILAAFMVAGFLMAGVYAVAMLRGRRDRYHRLGFLIPFTVAAIITPVQIGVGDWAAHFVAENQPVKLAAMEGVFHTERGAPLHLGGFAIGGELRYALEIPNGLSLLAHWSPDAEIVGLENVPEADRPPVNITHWAFQIMVGIGFGLLALCAWLALTWKRHRDLPRSPWFLRACALSGVGAVLALEAGWTVTEVGRQPWIVYGIMRTSEAVNPAPGLIWGFVLVALVYAVLTVATVYVLRRLARDEPVPVAPQERDVTDYKVI
- a CDS encoding SUKH-4 family immunity protein; the encoded protein is MLFDVTRGELAGFFGEDRIATLPAGAFPPAAAGTEGARLLQTVGIPTGTLPLRWPDEDNGLLPPVQHVVHIEDFENAAEGAGAWPVFGWLLNAHLALDPVSGKVHAFDPDEETVQELHADVSSLIQVTFRFQRLLEEFAFSGDEGDQDADFERLDAEVDRIRQETSSIDPVPFQDEETVWSVVGDEIAMGQRFQARGLGARSLTR
- a CDS encoding GNAT family N-acetyltransferase, which translates into the protein MSTGQHPPTIRPATGEDIDALQALARRTIDTCYRGFLGDEAVDWFIGSGASDAHVKSHLEQGGVHCLSQDGRIVGLSVLDGPTVDLMMVDPDHHRRGLGRLLLRHAEGTLLAQYSTIRLETFPDNARAKSFYEACGWVLGDRLEGEGPAKVEYTKNRTGS
- a CDS encoding DUF6098 family protein; protein product: MDTTAALPTFNSLDELTQLITHRRGLYVRWSRGPESDLPKTSSTDDLTGIKLPGLSASPLDIEDWWGERPARIWVARRLYDYCHLPHIKDPRTRPWVLHGSETARGPDNEPLVTEIEPIGWISDQVITDVSRIITEQPGPWGTLDRDESSERPPSPLEPPPRRHDHR